In Paenibacillus sp. G2S3, a single window of DNA contains:
- the trpD gene encoding anthranilate phosphoribosyltransferase, translating into MDATKLIQSGIAGLIEGKNLTRTEARDIMGAIMLGDASQAQIGSLLTALRIKGETVEEITGFAEAMRGFGTSVLTDRARLLDTCGTGGSGIHKFNISTASAIISSAASVRVAKHGNRSASGRAGSADVLEALGVNIHLNADQARECLDRIGICFLFAQIYHPSMRHAAAPRKELGVRTIFNMLGPLTNPAGADRQLLGIYDRDKTETVANVLKELGSKRAMVVSSSDGLDEISISASTLVSELKEGIVTTYEITPEGLGLNRHPLEAVLGGDAAENAAIITSVLQGEINPYRDIVLANAGACIYVAGLADTLAGGVEKAKEVVDSGKALSKLEQLVVMTEELNYVS; encoded by the coding sequence ATGGATGCAACGAAATTAATACAATCAGGAATCGCCGGACTGATCGAAGGCAAGAATCTGACACGTACAGAAGCACGGGATATAATGGGTGCTATAATGCTAGGAGATGCTTCACAAGCGCAAATCGGTTCACTGCTGACCGCTTTACGAATTAAAGGAGAAACCGTGGAGGAGATTACGGGTTTTGCGGAAGCCATGAGAGGGTTCGGCACATCCGTACTGACTGATCGCGCACGCTTGTTAGATACTTGTGGTACGGGCGGTTCCGGCATCCATAAATTTAATATTTCAACCGCCTCAGCGATTATTTCATCAGCGGCTTCTGTAAGAGTTGCAAAGCATGGCAATCGCTCTGCTTCTGGCAGAGCGGGAAGTGCGGATGTACTTGAAGCCCTTGGCGTAAACATTCATCTGAATGCAGACCAGGCCCGAGAATGTCTGGATCGTATCGGCATTTGCTTTTTATTCGCACAAATTTATCATCCCTCGATGCGGCATGCAGCAGCTCCTCGTAAAGAGCTTGGTGTACGTACGATCTTCAATATGCTGGGTCCTCTTACGAATCCTGCTGGAGCTGACCGTCAGTTACTTGGGATTTATGATCGGGATAAGACCGAGACGGTGGCTAATGTACTGAAGGAGCTGGGTTCTAAGCGTGCGATGGTTGTAAGTAGTTCGGATGGTCTGGACGAAATCAGCATCTCAGCCTCTACATTAGTGTCTGAACTAAAAGAGGGTATAGTGACCACTTATGAAATTACTCCGGAGGGATTAGGTCTTAACAGACATCCGCTTGAAGCTGTTTTGGGTGGAGACGCAGCTGAGAACGCAGCAATTATTACTTCTGTGCTCCAAGGTGAGATCAATCCTTATCGAGATATCGTGTTAGCTAATGCAGGAGCATGTATATATGTTGCAGGTCTGGCAGATACCTTGGCTGGGGGCGTCGAGAAAGCTAAAGAAGTAGTGGATTCAGGTAAGGCATTATCCAAGCTGGAACAGCTTGTTGTGATGACGGAGGAGCTTAATTATGTATCTTGA
- the trpE gene encoding anthranilate synthase component I — MTNPSVQEVVKLSRDYNLIPVVKRLLADMETPIRLFQRFAERDRAFLLESVEGGKQWARYSFIGSDPFLMISGKKGAINVEVGGEKKQLFGKPIEELKALLRSYRSPKLDEMPPFTGGAIGFFGYDLLQYYEKLPQHPVDDLQMDDIRFMFCDRIIVFDHVKQQILLVGNLHVKDGDTDSDIRSNYESLSRKLEAMAEELQKEGPKENVNRRSIPQDIELGEIHSNLTKEQYINNVEQAKEYIRAGDIFQVVLSQRLHIETEVSPLHVYRMLRTLNPSPYMYYLKMDEEIIVGTSPEALVKVDGDRVETRPIAGTRPRGDSEASDRVFAAELLEDEKERAEHLMLVDLGRNDLGRVSKFGSVKCDSFMEIERYSHVMHMVSNVSGTLSEDKDFFDAFLSCLPAGTVSGAPKLRAMEIIAELEKEARGAYAGAIGYLGFSGNMDSCITIRTIIFRKGRAYVQAGAGIVWDSVPEKEYEETVNKAKGMLKAIRMAEAMFPSEVKEKQVINQDYMYEYTPEQVV, encoded by the coding sequence ATGACGAATCCAAGTGTTCAAGAGGTGGTAAAGCTGTCGCGGGATTATAATCTGATTCCTGTTGTAAAGCGACTGCTCGCTGATATGGAAACACCAATCCGGTTATTCCAACGTTTCGCTGAACGTGACCGCGCATTCTTACTTGAAAGTGTAGAGGGTGGCAAACAATGGGCACGGTATTCGTTCATCGGCAGCGATCCCTTTTTGATGATATCCGGTAAAAAGGGTGCAATTAACGTTGAGGTAGGCGGAGAGAAGAAGCAATTGTTCGGAAAGCCGATCGAGGAGCTTAAAGCGTTACTCCGTTCATACCGTAGCCCTAAGCTTGACGAGATGCCCCCTTTTACTGGAGGGGCTATCGGATTTTTTGGATATGATCTGCTGCAATATTATGAGAAGTTACCTCAGCATCCTGTGGATGATCTCCAAATGGATGATATAAGATTTATGTTTTGCGATCGGATCATTGTTTTTGACCATGTGAAGCAGCAGATTCTACTTGTTGGTAACCTGCATGTAAAAGATGGAGATACAGATTCGGATATTAGATCCAATTATGAAAGCCTGAGTCGTAAGCTGGAGGCTATGGCCGAAGAGCTACAAAAAGAAGGCCCTAAGGAAAATGTGAATCGTCGCAGCATTCCGCAGGATATTGAGCTTGGTGAGATTCATTCTAATCTTACTAAAGAGCAGTACATCAACAATGTAGAACAGGCGAAGGAATACATTCGCGCAGGTGATATTTTTCAAGTGGTATTGTCACAGCGATTGCATATTGAAACGGAAGTTTCTCCACTGCATGTATACCGGATGCTCAGAACCCTTAACCCTTCCCCCTATATGTACTATTTGAAAATGGATGAGGAGATTATTGTTGGTACCTCACCGGAAGCGCTCGTAAAGGTGGATGGGGATCGCGTGGAAACACGACCGATTGCTGGAACAAGACCAAGGGGTGACAGTGAAGCATCGGACCGGGTGTTTGCTGCAGAGCTCTTGGAGGATGAAAAAGAACGTGCGGAGCACCTGATGCTTGTTGATCTAGGCCGTAATGATCTAGGGAGAGTATCCAAATTTGGTTCTGTGAAATGTGATTCCTTTATGGAGATTGAAAGATACTCCCATGTCATGCACATGGTATCGAATGTGTCAGGTACGCTCAGTGAGGATAAAGATTTCTTTGATGCCTTCCTCTCCTGTCTGCCTGCGGGAACGGTTTCTGGGGCACCGAAGCTACGAGCTATGGAGATTATAGCAGAACTGGAAAAAGAAGCTCGAGGCGCTTATGCCGGAGCGATTGGATATTTAGGGTTCTCAGGAAATATGGATTCTTGTATCACCATTCGTACCATCATCTTCCGGAAAGGTCGCGCGTACGTGCAGGCCGGGGCAGGGATCGTTTGGGACTCAGTTCCTGAAAAAGAGTACGAAGAGACCGTGAATAAAGCGAAGGGCATGCTGAAGGCTATTCGTATGGCAGAAGCAATGTTTCCATCCGAAGTGAAAGAGAAGCAAGTCATCAACCAAGATTATATGTACGAATATACCCCTGAACAAGTGGTTTGA
- the aroH gene encoding chorismate mutase: MVNRGIRGATTVTKNEEAEILRETVILLREIVERNDVIAENISNVWITMTNDLDATFPARAIREIEGWEMVPLMCSTEIPVKGSLPKCIRLMVQINTDKSQREIRHVYLNEAQKLRPDLSERKS; the protein is encoded by the coding sequence GTGGTAAACCGAGGGATTCGCGGAGCAACAACCGTGACTAAGAACGAAGAGGCAGAGATTTTACGTGAGACCGTTATATTGTTGCGGGAGATCGTAGAACGCAATGATGTTATAGCTGAGAATATAAGCAATGTATGGATTACGATGACCAATGATCTGGACGCTACATTTCCTGCAAGAGCTATTCGTGAGATTGAGGGCTGGGAAATGGTTCCACTTATGTGTTCAACGGAAATCCCGGTTAAAGGAAGCTTACCGAAGTGTATCCGGTTGATGGTACAGATTAATACGGATAAATCGCAGCGTGAGATTCGCCACGTTTATCTGAATGAAGCTCAGAAGCTACGTCCGGATTTATCAGAGAGAAAGTCTTAA
- the aroB gene encoding 3-dehydroquinate synthase yields the protein MRTINVDLGDRSYPILIGSGLLKDIAHYCAEAGFSERSPLLVVSDTEVAPRYLPALEEALRSHGYTVVSHIMTAGEASKSLAVYEEVMTTAIQAGLDRNSAVLALGGGVVGDLAGFVAATYMRGIGFLQIPTTILAHDSSVGGKVAVNHPLAKNMIGAFYQPSMVLYDLDTLRTLPARQVSSGLAEVVKHGLLVDKEFAYWCRDHAEELLDLNVEALGYALERGCAIKADVVANDEREHGLRAILNLGHTIGHAIEAVGGYGVFLHGEAIAIGMAGSALLAAKLGRDTSIYEDTVSMLTALSLPVRLPSQYDEDELMDAMMHDKKFKEGKMTFIVPDSIGSVSIVNDVQESLVREVLAELKKEERSW from the coding sequence ATGCGTACCATTAATGTAGATTTAGGCGACCGCTCGTATCCTATTCTTATCGGTAGTGGATTACTAAAGGACATCGCCCATTATTGTGCTGAAGCTGGATTTTCGGAGCGTAGTCCACTGTTAGTAGTGAGTGATACTGAAGTAGCGCCAAGGTACTTGCCGGCTCTTGAAGAAGCTCTGAGATCTCACGGCTATACTGTGGTTAGTCACATTATGACGGCAGGTGAAGCCTCTAAATCATTAGCCGTGTATGAAGAAGTCATGACAACCGCAATTCAGGCAGGGTTAGACCGCAATTCAGCGGTTTTAGCTTTGGGTGGTGGTGTGGTTGGTGATTTAGCTGGATTTGTAGCAGCAACCTATATGCGCGGGATCGGATTTCTGCAAATTCCAACGACGATCCTAGCTCATGATAGTAGTGTGGGTGGTAAAGTGGCGGTCAATCATCCATTAGCCAAAAATATGATAGGGGCTTTCTATCAACCGTCAATGGTACTCTACGATTTAGATACCTTACGTACACTTCCAGCACGGCAAGTTTCATCGGGTCTGGCAGAAGTGGTGAAGCACGGTCTCCTCGTGGACAAAGAGTTCGCATATTGGTGTCGTGATCATGCTGAAGAGCTGTTAGATCTGAATGTTGAAGCGTTAGGCTATGCTTTAGAGCGTGGCTGTGCAATTAAGGCAGATGTTGTGGCGAATGATGAGCGTGAGCATGGACTTCGAGCAATATTGAACCTTGGACACACGATCGGACACGCCATTGAAGCCGTTGGTGGGTATGGAGTGTTTCTACACGGAGAAGCGATTGCGATTGGCATGGCAGGTTCAGCGCTACTGGCTGCGAAGCTTGGGCGGGATACTTCCATTTATGAGGATACTGTATCCATGCTGACTGCGCTATCACTGCCAGTACGCCTTCCTTCCCAATATGATGAAGATGAACTGATGGACGCTATGATGCATGATAAGAAATTCAAAGAAGGCAAGATGACCTTTATCGTGCCTGATTCCATAGGCTCTGTAAGCATTGTGAACGATGTACAGGAGTCGCTAGTGCGAGAGGTTCTCGCTGAGCTTAAGAAGGAGGAAAGATCGTGGTAA
- the aroC gene encoding chorismate synthase, with translation MSLRYLTAGETHGPQLTAIIEGLPSNLTLNFEELNFQLQRRQKGYGRGRRMQIEKDTAQIVGGVRHGYTTGAPVALVVENKDWTHWKNIMNIEPIPGSDEEKRRVNRPRPGHADLNGGLKYNHTDLRNVLERSSARETAARVACGAVARQLLAAFGVKVAGQVIRIGEIEAPANDLPIDELIERTEQSSVRVVDKETEQKMEAYIDQIKEEGDSIGGIVECIVEGLPIGLGSYVQSDRKLDGAIAGAVMSINAFKGVEIGIGFEAGKLRGSQVHDEIMYEASKGYYRASNRLGGFEGGMTNGMPVVVRGVMKPIPTLYKPLQSVDIDTKEPFTAQVERSDACAVPAACVVLESVVAWEIAKAFLDKFGGDSLEEIKANYENYLSQLESY, from the coding sequence ATGAGTTTGCGCTATTTAACAGCGGGGGAAACGCACGGCCCCCAGCTTACGGCCATTATTGAGGGATTGCCAAGTAATTTGACATTGAATTTTGAAGAGCTTAATTTTCAATTGCAGCGTCGACAAAAGGGATATGGACGTGGACGTCGCATGCAGATTGAGAAAGATACGGCACAAATTGTAGGTGGAGTACGTCATGGCTATACTACAGGTGCTCCAGTAGCCTTGGTAGTAGAGAATAAAGACTGGACCCACTGGAAGAACATTATGAATATCGAGCCTATTCCTGGCAGTGACGAAGAAAAACGCCGCGTAAATCGGCCACGTCCTGGCCATGCAGACCTGAATGGCGGATTGAAGTACAACCATACGGATCTTCGGAACGTACTGGAGCGCTCCAGTGCCCGCGAAACAGCAGCCAGAGTTGCATGTGGCGCTGTGGCCAGACAACTGCTTGCAGCTTTTGGCGTGAAAGTAGCAGGTCAAGTCATCCGCATCGGTGAAATTGAAGCGCCTGCTAACGATCTGCCTATCGATGAGTTGATTGAGCGGACGGAACAGTCCTCTGTCAGAGTTGTCGATAAAGAAACGGAACAGAAGATGGAGGCTTACATAGATCAGATCAAGGAAGAAGGCGACTCCATCGGTGGAATCGTTGAATGTATCGTCGAAGGACTTCCTATCGGACTTGGCAGTTATGTACAGTCAGATCGGAAGCTTGACGGAGCAATCGCTGGGGCGGTAATGTCGATTAATGCATTCAAAGGCGTGGAAATTGGCATTGGGTTTGAAGCTGGTAAATTGCGTGGATCGCAAGTCCATGATGAAATTATGTATGAAGCTTCTAAAGGATACTACCGTGCAAGTAATCGCTTAGGTGGTTTTGAAGGTGGTATGACTAACGGAATGCCTGTTGTAGTTCGCGGTGTCATGAAGCCTATCCCTACCCTCTATAAACCGCTTCAAAGCGTAGATATCGACACAAAAGAACCATTTACAGCGCAAGTTGAACGTTCGGACGCTTGTGCAGTTCCAGCGGCATGTGTTGTTCTGGAAAGCGTAGTAGCTTGGGAAATCGCAAAAGCTTTCCTTGATAAATTCGGTGGTGATTCACTGGAAGAAATTAAAGCGAACTATGAAAATTACCTATCACAGCTGGAGAGCTACTAA
- a CDS encoding protein-glutamate O-methyltransferase CheR: MSDRNVAALTEDSDYIGFIYHVKQSTGIDLSQYKEAQMKRRLTTLRVKNGYNTFSDFFAAMMKDKELFYEFLDRMTINVSEFWRNPNRWEVLRDIILPDIQQSGRRLKLWSAACSTGEEPYTLAMILSDKNLLGQTGILATDIDDGALSKAKQGLYLERSLKDVPKDVAARYFKPEGPLFKVSDTLKKNIDFRKQNLLLDKFDEGFDLIICRNVMIYFTEEAKNKLYHKFSASLRPGGYLFVGSTEQIFTPAQYGFESTETFFYRKK; the protein is encoded by the coding sequence ATGTCTGATCGTAATGTTGCAGCATTAACAGAAGATTCAGATTACATCGGGTTTATTTATCATGTTAAGCAAAGCACCGGAATTGATCTGTCTCAGTATAAAGAAGCGCAGATGAAGCGGCGTTTAACGACTCTTCGTGTGAAGAATGGATATAATACCTTTAGCGATTTTTTTGCCGCAATGATGAAGGACAAGGAATTATTTTATGAATTTTTAGACCGAATGACGATTAATGTGTCCGAGTTCTGGCGGAATCCGAATCGGTGGGAAGTGCTGCGAGATATCATTCTTCCTGACATACAACAATCTGGTCGCAGATTGAAACTGTGGAGCGCTGCATGTTCCACTGGAGAAGAACCCTATACGCTGGCAATGATTTTATCAGATAAGAATTTATTGGGACAGACTGGTATTCTGGCTACGGATATTGACGATGGTGCTCTATCCAAAGCAAAGCAAGGTCTGTATCTGGAACGTTCTTTAAAAGATGTGCCTAAGGATGTTGCCGCTCGTTATTTTAAACCTGAGGGTCCTCTATTCAAAGTTAGTGATACGCTTAAGAAAAACATAGATTTTCGCAAACAAAACTTACTGCTGGACAAGTTCGATGAGGGGTTTGATCTTATCATTTGTCGCAATGTTATGATTTATTTTACTGAAGAGGCGAAGAATAAGCTCTACCATAAGTTCTCGGCTAGCTTACGTCCTGGTGGATATTTGTTTGTAGGTAGTACAGAGCAAATCTTTACGCCAGCACAGTATGGCTTTGAATCGACAGAAACTTTTTTCTATCGTAAAAAATAA
- the ndk gene encoding nucleoside-diphosphate kinase produces the protein MEKTYLMVKPDGVQRGLIGRIVSRFEDKGFKLVAAKLITVSEDQAKRHYAEHAGKAFFAELVSFITSGPVFAMVWEGDDVVALSRTLIGKTKVGEALPGTIRGDFASHTPLNLIHGSDSPESAEREIANFFTPDELNLYNKEIAVWM, from the coding sequence ATGGAAAAGACGTATCTGATGGTCAAACCTGATGGAGTACAACGTGGATTAATTGGGCGTATTGTCTCACGCTTTGAAGATAAGGGCTTTAAGCTGGTCGCTGCAAAGCTGATTACAGTAAGTGAAGACCAAGCTAAAAGACATTATGCGGAGCATGCTGGCAAGGCCTTTTTTGCAGAGCTGGTCTCTTTCATAACGTCGGGTCCAGTGTTTGCAATGGTATGGGAAGGTGATGATGTTGTAGCATTATCCCGTACGCTCATTGGTAAGACGAAGGTAGGCGAAGCTTTGCCGGGCACGATTCGAGGCGACTTTGCCAGCCATACACCGCTTAATTTAATTCATGGATCAGACTCGCCTGAAAGTGCAGAACGAGAAATTGCTAATTTCTTTACTCCAGATGAACTGAATCTGTATAACAAAGAGATTGCAGTCTGGATGTAG
- a CDS encoding polyprenyl synthetase family protein encodes MKRLQIFGLLNRDMDQIEKELYRSVQGDDDLLTETSLHLLKAGGKRLRPVFVLMGGKFGKYDLEKLKRVAIPLELIHSASLVHDDVIDDAELRRGEPTVKAKWGDKIAMYTGDYIYAKALVMTTELKNPRIHQILSKAMIEMSIGEMEQIRDFFNSEQSVRHYLRRIRRKTALLIAVSCQLGALAADAEPEVARLLYNYGYNVGMAFQIRDDLLDLSGTEKQIGKPPGSDMRQGNITLPVIYSLEDERLRAPLLEELKSIREGHSTVGRAIDLILSGDGIARSEELASRYIAKALAALDQLPNNKTKRNLRDIAFFVTGRAY; translated from the coding sequence ATGAAACGACTGCAAATATTCGGATTACTGAACAGAGACATGGATCAGATTGAAAAAGAGTTGTATCGTAGCGTACAGGGTGATGACGACCTACTAACAGAGACTTCCCTGCATTTGTTAAAAGCTGGCGGTAAAAGATTGCGTCCCGTATTTGTTTTGATGGGTGGGAAATTTGGTAAGTATGATCTAGAGAAGCTGAAGCGTGTAGCGATACCGTTAGAACTGATTCATAGCGCTTCACTAGTTCACGATGATGTCATCGATGATGCAGAACTGCGCCGAGGGGAACCCACTGTTAAGGCCAAATGGGGCGATAAGATTGCCATGTACACCGGTGACTACATATATGCGAAAGCGCTGGTGATGACGACGGAGCTGAAGAATCCGCGAATTCATCAGATTTTGTCCAAGGCCATGATTGAAATGTCGATCGGTGAGATGGAGCAGATTCGTGACTTCTTTAACAGTGAGCAGAGTGTGCGTCATTACCTACGGCGGATCCGCCGCAAAACAGCGCTGTTGATTGCAGTCAGTTGCCAATTAGGCGCACTTGCTGCTGATGCTGAACCAGAGGTGGCTCGTCTACTTTATAATTATGGATATAATGTAGGCATGGCCTTCCAGATTCGTGATGATTTACTTGACCTCTCAGGCACCGAGAAGCAAATCGGTAAACCTCCGGGCAGTGATATGCGGCAAGGGAACATTACCCTTCCTGTCATTTATAGCTTGGAAGATGAAAGGTTGCGTGCTCCACTCCTTGAGGAGTTGAAGTCTATTCGCGAAGGTCACAGCACAGTAGGGCGTGCTATTGATCTTATTCTTTCTGGAGACGGAATTGCCCGTTCAGAGGAGCTAGCTTCGCGTTATATCGCGAAGGCACTTGCAGCACTAGATCAGTTGCCTAACAACAAAACTAAACGTAATCTGCGTGATATTGCCTTTTTTGTAACAGGTAGAGCTTATTAG
- a CDS encoding menaquinone biosynthesis protein: MENNSHTIIGKISYTNSWPVFHNFHPSALKYPAEMVSEVPAILNQGMSRGTIHVGALSSFAYAEASDKLLLLPDLSVSADGPVRSIFLFSRVPLAQIGTGTIAVTNTSATSVNLLKILMEKAFGNKPEYISANPDLDAMMHQADACLLIGDHAIKASWQDQGYIVTDLAELWKEWTGLGMTFAVWAVNRKAANDKPEAIAEIAEAFAESKLRGLNDLDPIVLAACTTIGGTKSYWEGYFRNLCYDFGERQQKGLNLYFRYAYEMGLLPQAVKMEIWSHKLLTRVKE; encoded by the coding sequence ATGGAAAATAACAGCCACACCATCATCGGCAAAATCAGCTATACCAACTCATGGCCGGTATTTCACAATTTTCATCCCTCTGCACTGAAATATCCTGCAGAGATGGTGAGTGAAGTACCTGCCATTCTTAATCAGGGGATGAGTCGCGGAACGATTCATGTAGGTGCATTATCCTCTTTTGCGTATGCTGAAGCCAGTGATAAGTTATTACTGTTACCTGATTTATCGGTAAGTGCGGACGGTCCTGTGAGGTCAATATTTCTTTTTTCTCGGGTGCCGCTTGCACAGATAGGTACAGGTACGATTGCTGTTACGAATACTTCTGCAACATCGGTAAACTTACTGAAAATTTTAATGGAAAAAGCTTTTGGCAATAAACCAGAATATATTAGCGCTAATCCTGATTTGGATGCCATGATGCATCAAGCAGATGCGTGCTTACTCATTGGTGATCATGCAATTAAAGCCTCTTGGCAGGATCAAGGCTATATCGTTACGGATCTGGCGGAGCTTTGGAAAGAATGGACGGGCTTAGGGATGACCTTTGCGGTCTGGGCAGTGAATCGAAAGGCTGCGAATGACAAACCGGAAGCCATTGCGGAGATTGCAGAAGCTTTTGCTGAGAGTAAACTGCGGGGATTAAATGATCTAGACCCTATAGTACTTGCAGCCTGTACGACAATTGGAGGAACGAAGTCTTATTGGGAAGGGTACTTTCGCAATTTATGCTATGATTTTGGAGAAAGGCAGCAGAAAGGTCTGAACCTCTATTTCCGCTATGCCTATGAGATGGGCCTGCTGCCGCAGGCAGTGAAGATGGAGATTTGGAGTCACAAACTGTTGACACGGGTGAAGGAATGA
- a CDS encoding flavin prenyltransferase UbiX encodes MTLTKPKNFVVGITGASGAIYGIRLIETLLSLGYSVHLVVSNAGWRVFKEELGYIASDREGFLNEKFKGYPGSLIYHPVADIGASIASGSFRVEGMIIMPCSMGTLSAVANGTSDNLMTRAADVMLKEGRPLVLVPRETPLHAIHLENMLKLSRLGVRIIPAMPAFYFGPQSMDDLINFMVGKVLDSFNIEHQLFRRWGD; translated from the coding sequence ATGACGCTTACTAAACCGAAAAACTTCGTGGTTGGAATTACAGGGGCAAGCGGTGCTATTTATGGTATTCGTCTGATTGAAACGTTGCTATCGCTGGGCTACTCCGTTCATTTGGTAGTCAGTAATGCGGGCTGGCGCGTTTTTAAAGAAGAACTAGGTTATATCGCATCAGACCGGGAAGGCTTTTTGAACGAAAAGTTCAAGGGCTATCCCGGTTCTCTAATTTATCATCCTGTCGCTGATATCGGCGCATCTATTGCAAGTGGTTCGTTTCGTGTGGAAGGGATGATTATTATGCCTTGTTCCATGGGAACATTGTCAGCGGTTGCTAATGGAACCTCCGACAATCTGATGACTCGTGCTGCTGATGTTATGCTTAAGGAAGGCCGTCCACTGGTCCTTGTTCCTCGTGAGACACCTCTGCATGCTATTCATCTAGAGAATATGTTGAAGCTGTCCCGTCTGGGGGTTCGGATCATTCCGGCAATGCCGGCTTTTTACTTTGGACCGCAAAGTATGGATGATCTGATTAATTTCATGGTGGGTAAAGTACTTGACAGCTTTAATATTGAACATCAATTATTTCGCAGATGGGGGGATTGA
- a CDS encoding UbiA-like polyprenyltransferase, whose product MFKKIGIFLQMIKFEHTVFALPFAFMGALLGSVVMNDSLPSWSQIGWIVIAMFGARSAAMGLNRLIDRISDAKNPRTAGRAIPAGLLKIGEVVIFIGISFFLLFWAAFKLNPLSAKLLPIAVFLLVIYSFTKRFTWACHLILGLTIALAPLGGWVAVTGSVNWTSMVFYFTIVFWTAGFDVIYSCQDVEFDIKEGLNSIPVRFGVQGALVIARVFHILTAIGFVSLLFLTDLSWWYVAGMILAYIILFYEHYIVSPSDLSRLQTAFFTMNGVLSIVVFSFTLIDLVVHFK is encoded by the coding sequence ATGTTTAAGAAAATCGGTATCTTTTTGCAAATGATTAAGTTTGAGCATACAGTATTTGCTTTACCTTTTGCTTTTATGGGTGCTTTACTGGGATCTGTTGTCATGAATGATAGCCTTCCATCCTGGAGCCAAATTGGCTGGATTGTAATCGCCATGTTTGGAGCTCGCAGTGCAGCTATGGGATTGAATCGATTGATAGACCGAATTAGTGATGCCAAGAATCCACGCACAGCTGGAAGAGCGATTCCTGCAGGGTTACTCAAGATCGGTGAAGTTGTTATATTTATTGGCATTTCATTTTTCTTGCTCTTTTGGGCAGCCTTTAAATTGAATCCTTTATCAGCTAAGCTTTTACCTATCGCTGTATTCCTACTTGTAATTTATTCATTCACTAAGCGCTTTACATGGGCATGCCATCTTATCCTCGGCCTCACCATTGCGCTTGCGCCACTGGGCGGCTGGGTAGCTGTAACCGGAAGTGTGAATTGGACTTCAATGGTATTTTACTTCACAATTGTGTTTTGGACTGCTGGTTTTGATGTTATATACTCTTGTCAGGATGTTGAGTTTGATATTAAAGAGGGCTTAAACTCCATTCCGGTACGGTTTGGGGTCCAAGGTGCGCTCGTTATTGCTCGCGTGTTTCACATTCTCACGGCGATTGGATTCGTATCGCTGTTGTTTTTGACGGATTTAAGCTGGTGGTATGTGGCAGGTATGATTCTCGCTTATATTATTCTTTTTTATGAGCATTATATTGTATCTCCGAGTGACCTTAGTCGTTTGCAGACAGCTTTTTTCACTATGAACGGCGTGCTGAGCATCGTGGTGTTCTCTTTCACTTTGATTGACTTGGTGGTGCATTTCAAATAA
- a CDS encoding demethylmenaquinone methyltransferase has product MTMEKTTTAVGDNSKPKEQFVHSVFESIAGKYDLMNDILSFRRHKAWRKFTMKKMGMKRGDSAVDLCCGTCDWSIALAEASQTGNVIGLDFSAGMLEVGRRKVEGRKLQNRISLVQGNAMELPFEDNAFDYATIGFGLRNVPDPVQVLNEMKRVVKPGGMVVCLELSKPMKQPFKGVYFFYFQRVLPLLGKLFAKRYEQYKWLPESLAMFPDREQLATIFRETGLQKVESFPLTGGIAALHIGLKENGNV; this is encoded by the coding sequence ATGACTATGGAAAAGACGACAACTGCTGTGGGTGACAACAGCAAACCAAAAGAGCAGTTTGTGCATTCCGTGTTTGAAAGTATTGCCGGAAAATACGATTTGATGAATGACATCCTGAGCTTTCGCCGCCACAAGGCTTGGCGTAAATTCACGATGAAGAAGATGGGGATGAAGCGCGGGGATTCGGCCGTTGACCTATGTTGTGGAACCTGTGATTGGAGTATCGCTTTGGCGGAAGCCTCACAGACTGGCAATGTGATCGGACTGGATTTCAGTGCTGGTATGCTTGAAGTAGGACGCCGTAAGGTTGAAGGGCGCAAACTTCAAAACCGTATTTCGCTAGTGCAAGGCAATGCTATGGAGCTTCCTTTTGAAGACAATGCATTTGATTATGCAACGATTGGATTTGGACTACGCAATGTGCCAGATCCTGTTCAAGTGCTTAACGAAATGAAGAGGGTAGTAAAACCTGGTGGGATGGTTGTATGTTTGGAGCTATCCAAGCCAATGAAACAGCCGTTTAAAGGTGTATATTTCTTTTATTTCCAGCGCGTACTTCCACTGCTTGGTAAGTTATTCGCGAAAAGGTACGAGCAATACAAATGGCTACCAGAATCACTGGCAATGTTCCCTGACCGGGAGCAGCTAGCTACTATTTTCCGTGAAACCGGACTTCAAAAAGTGGAATCCTTCCCCTTGACCGGAGGCATCGCGGCATTACATATTGGGCTCAAGGAGAACGGGAATGTTTAA